The genomic segment CTATTTATTCGGTCATAGTTCAGATAATTATAACTCTAATAAATTACTTTATCGCAAAAGGGTTATCAGTTCAACTACCTTTTTCCGCTCTAATTGCTTATTTACCTTTGATTACTATAATCTCTCTTGTCCCTATAACTTTAAATGGCCTGGGTCTAAGAGAAGGCGCTTATGTTTTTTTTCTTTCCTCTTTTATTCGTAAAAGTGAAGCCTTTTCAATATCTCTTGTTTTCTTCGCCAGTTTTGTTTTAACAAGTTGTGTTGGGGGAATTGTATTTATTATTTTACCTCGGGAGAGCAAAAGGCTCACCATAAAAAGAGTAAAATGAAAGCTTTAAGCATCGCAGGTTTTGATCCCACTGGAGAAGCTGGCATTTTGAGAGACCTTTCAATTTTCAATTCTTTTGGGATAGCTTGTTTAGCGATTCCAACAGCTTTAACAGTCCAGAGTTCAAGAAAAGTTTTTAATGTATTCCCTATTTCAACAAAATATATAAAAGATTGTTTAAAAATTTTGGGAGAAATTGAAGGGATTAAAATTGGAATGCTTTATAATGAAAAGGTTGTAAACATAATTTCGGATTTCTTAAAAGAAAAAAAACCCAGGTTAATAGTTCTTGATCCTATTATTAATTCCTCTTCAGGATATCCTTTAATTTCAGGAAGAGGTATAAAAGAAATGAAGAAAAAAATTATTCCTAAAGTTACCTTCATAACTCCAAATCTTAAAGAAGCAGAATTATTAACTTCTGAAAAAGACCCAGAGGTAATTGCAAAAAAAATACACTCTCTTGGAGCAAAATATGTAGTAATTACAGGAGTTAACGGAAGAGATGACCTGTTTTACGATGGGAAAAGAATAAAAATGATAAAGGGCTCTAAAATGAGATTCTCTTTTCATGGTTCAGGGTGTTTCTATTCTTCTTTTCTTCTATCCCAATTAATTTTGGGGATTAAACCTTTTGAAGCAGCTAAAAAAGCTAAAAGGGCTATTGAGAACTATGCAAAAAGTCTCCTATAGAAAGAATCTAACTCTTGACTTATAAAATTCGTTTAATATATTTCAGAGAAGGGCCGGAGTGGCGGAATTGGCAGACGCGACGGACTCAAAATCCGTTGTCCTTTAAAGGACTTGTGGGTTCAAATCCCTCCTCCGGCAGTTTTTAGAGAGAATTCTTATAGATTCAAAATTTTATTACAGTTTCAACAGAATAATCTTTTAACTTCTCTCTTCCTTTAAGATCTGTTAATTCTATAAGGAAAAGGAAAGTGGCTATTTTTCCTCCAAGCCTTTCCACCAACCGAGCTCCAGCTAAAGCAGTTCCTCCTGTTGCAAGTAAATCATCACATATAATAACCCTATCCCCTTCTTTCACTGCGTCCTTATGAATCTCAATCTTATTCTCTCCATATTCAAGAGAATAAGATTCACATAAAGTAGAAGCAGGTAATTTTCCTGGTTTCCTTATAATATTAAGCGGAATTCCAAGTTTATAAGCTAAAGGAGCTGCAAATATAAAACCTCTGGATTCTATACCAAGAATAAGAGAAACTTCTTTATCCTTTATCAAAGATGCCATTTTATCAATTGCTTCTTTGAAAGCTTCTTTGTTTTTAATAAGTGTTGTAATATCTCTAAAAAGGATTCCTTTCTTAGGAAAATCTGGGATAGATCTAATATAATTTTTTAATTTTTCCATTTAAAACCTCACTTCAAATCCTTCAAATTCCTTTTTATACTCCTCTTCTCTAACTTCTACTTTTGTTACTGTAGCGTGTGAAGGGCCTACTTTTATATTCTCTAAGAATTCCTTAAGCCTCCAACTTTCTCCTTCTGCAACGATCTCTACCCTACCATCTGGTAAGTTTCTAACCCATCCTGAGATCCCTATCTCTCTTGCTTGCCTAATAGTAAAATATCTAAAACCAACCCCTTGAACAATTCCACTTACCCATATATGTAATCTCTGCATATTTTTATTTATATTTATTAGTTATTATAAGTCAAGAGGAATGTTTCCTTGGGCAGATAACATCCTTAAGGCAGACAAACTTTATTTTGATCTATGGTTTAAAATAATTTAAAATCAAAAATATTGACAAAAATAATATTTTATTTAATATAAACCTAAAAAGGAGTGAAAGAGAATGGGGAAAAGATGTGCTATCTGTGGGAAAACCACAAGTTTTGGTAATTTAGTAAGTCATTCTAAACGGAAAACAAAAAGAAAAATTAAACCAAATTTACAAAAAATAAAAATAGAGATAGATAAAGAGATTAAAAGAGTTTATGTATGCACAAAATGCCTTAAGGCTAATAAAGTTAAAAAGGTTGTTTAAGATATTTATTCTGTGGTTATAGGCATAGATAAATAAAATATCTCTTTATCTTCTCCTTCAATACCAACAGGGTTATCTTCATCTTTAAAGTTTAAAAATGCCTTTTGAGATTTAATTTTTCTCAAAAAATTTATTAAATAATTAGAAGAAAGTGTTATTCTCATCTTATCACCTTTATATTCTCCTTTTATTTCTTCTTTACATTCTCCTATTTCAGAAAAACTTTCTATATATAAATCATCTCCTAAATCTAAATGAACACTCTTAAATCTATCATTAGAAAAAACAGAAACTCTTCTAAGGGAAGAAAGAAAAGATTCTTTATCCACAATTAAAATATTTTTTTTCTCTATAGAGATAACAGATTTATAATCAGGAAAATCAATCTTTATTAGATTAGAAACTAATGTAAATCTATCCCCCAAAAAATAAACTCTACTTTCATCTACTCCTATTTTCATTTCTTTAGAACTAAATAAAGGAAGTTGTTTTAAAATTTTAGGAGGAACAACTATCTTAAAAGGCTCTTCTCCAAGATCTATTTTTATATCTTTATATCCAAGACTAAAACTGTCTGTAGCTACAAATCTTAAATTCTTATTCTCATAATCCCATAACATTCCACTATATCTTCTTTTAGCTGGGTCCTCCGGAACAATAAAGATAAGTTGATCAATAACTTCATTAATTTCATCCGGATTAACAGAATAAGTGTTTAGACTCGCTATTTCTGGCTCAGAAGGGTAATCTTCTTCTGGTGTAATAGGAAGATAAGAATAACCTTTTTCGTATTCTATTTTAATCCTGTTTTCTTCTTTATAAAATTTTATTTCACCTTCTATTTTTTCTACAATTGAAAATAATGTTCTTGCAGGAACAACAATAACACTACTCTCTTCTGTATAAGAATCCATTTTATATATAACAGAAGTATCAAGGTCTGTAGCAAAAATATTTATTTTATTTTTTTCTACTTTTATTTTTACATTAGAGAGAATTGGAAATGTTGTATGAGTAGGAATAATTTGAATTATAGCTTTGAACTCTCTAATAAAATCTTGAGCATTTATTGAGAACAACATTTTTCCTCCTTCTTACTACTTATAACTTATTTTTTATTTTAGTCATTGTTATATACCTTGTGGATAAAGTGAATAAATATATCTCTCCCTTTCTTTATTTAATTTCCAATTTATATTTTTCCATATCTTTATGTAGATAACTTGTTAATAATCTTGTTTTCTTTTTAAGTTTCCATTAATTTATTTTTTATTGTGGAAATGTTGTCTTTTATTTTATTATCTTTTTTAATTAAATAATCTATTTTGTTAATAGAATGTAGAATTGTGGAATGATCTCTTTTTCCAAAATTATCTCCTATTTCTTTCAGTGATAAATTAGTTAGGTTTCTTGAGAGATAAATTGCAATTTGACGAGCAAACGCAACATTTTTAGATCTTTTATTCCCTTTTAATTCTTCTATATCTATATTATAAAATTCCGCTACAGAACTAATTATTTTTTCAAGCGTTACTTTTTTATCTTTTTCTTTGATAAAATCACGTAAAACTTTTTTGGCAAGATCTATTGTGATATCTGTTTTATATATGGAAGCATAAGCTAACAACTTTATTAAACAACCTTCCAATTCTCTAATATTAGTTTTTATATTTGATGCTATATAATTTATTACACTATCGTCAATTTGAATATTATTACTTTGTATTTTAGATCGTAGGATAGCTAAACGAGTTTCAAAATCTGGGGGTTGTAAATCTACCATTAATCCCCATTGGAATCGAGAGATCACTCTTTCCTCAAGACCCGAAATTTCCCTTGGAGGTCTATCAGAGGTTATGACAATCTGTTTTTTTGCTTCAAATAAAGCATTAAATGTATGGAAAAATTCTTCTTGTAATCTTTCTTTTCCTGCAAGAAAATGCACATCGTCAATCAATAGTAAATCTATTTCTCTATATTTTTGTTTAAATTGAACTGTAGAATATTCCTGAATTGATTTTATCATCTCATTGAGAAATTCTTCTGCTTGAGTATAAAGGATTTTAAGATTTGGATACCTTGAGTATACTCTGTTACCAGTTGCTTGAAGGAGATGAGTTTTTCCTAAACCGACGCCTCCATATATAAAGAGAGGATTGTATTCCCTACCAGGAGCATTTGAAACAGCTATTGCTGCTGCATATGCTAACCTATTGTTATCTCCCACCACGAAGTTTTCGAAAGTGTATTTATCGTGCAAAAGAGGTTTTTGAATTCTAGGTTGAAGTTCCTCTTGAGGTTTTTCTTGGGGCATATTTTTATTTACAAGGAAATGAATATTATAGGTCTTCCCTGTGACTTCTTTTATTATTGCATTTAAATCGTCCATAAAGTGCTCTTTTATCCAATTTTGGGTAAAAGTATTTGGTATATTAAAATAAACATCTTTATCGTATAAAGCTTCTAACTCCATATTAGCGAACCAAGCTTTAAAAGCCGATTCGTTCACTTCTTTCTGGAGTTTTTCTTTTATTTCTTTCCAATTAAATTCTTTTTGATTTCTTGGTTCCATAGTGAATATATTAAGTATTATTTGTAAAAAATTAGATTATGTCAAGAGGGAAAATTAATTTTTTTGGAGTATTTTTTCCTCTTGACATAAAAGAAAATAAAAAGATATTTTTTTATGCCTCAGTTGAAGATAAAAGTAAGGCCATCTTCTTCCAAAAATAAAATTGTAAAAATGGCAGACGGAACTTTTAAGATATGGATTAAAAGTCCTCCTCGGAAGGGGAAAGCTAATATTGAGTTAGAAAAATATATAAGGGATGTTACTGGTATCAGGGTTAAGATAGTGAATGGATTCTTCTCGGAAAATAAAACAATTGAATTTGACCTAGAGAAGGATAAATTTATAAAAATTTTGGAGAAATTGATGAGGAATAACTCATAAGGAGGAGAAAAAACTTATGAAAGGGATACCTGTGCTTTCTGTAGAAGGTGATTGTATACCAAGAGCTTGGGAAAATTCTCTTATTTCTTTATATAAGAATGGGAAAGATATAAAAACTGAATATGATAAGCCTGGGGATCCTCCAAGTAAAGATGCGACAATGGTTATAACAATCTTAGAACCTCTAAAAGAGCCTATGTTACATAAAGATTTCCCTGCAGGTGTTGAGTTTTTACAAGAGTATGTGATGGAAGTTTGTGAAGGGATTAAAGACCATCTTGTTCGGAATCCCGAGGATCCTGAGGATACGAGATGGGAATATACATATCATAAGAGATTATTTGGTTATGAAGTTCCTTCTATAAAACCTTTTGATCAAGTTGAGATTATTTGCCAAAAGTTGGCTAATAAGCCTTATACAAGGAGAGCCCAAGCAATTACGTGGAAGGTTTGGGAGGATAATGAGTGTTATGATCCTCCCTGCTTGCAAAGTATATGGTGTAGAATTACAGAAGAAGAAGGCAAATTTTTTCTAAATATGAATGTAAGATTTCGTTCAAATGATGCTTATAAAGCTGCTTTTATGAATATTTTTGCCCTTGTGGAGCTGCAAAGACGGATTGCAAATAGGATTTCGGAGCTTTCTGGTAAAGAGATAAATTTGGGTAGGTATTGCCATATTGCTGATAGCTATCACCTTTATGGAGCGTATTTTAAAGAATTTGAGGCCCGTTTCTTAGGAGCTCTTACAAAGAGAAGTTTTGAAGAAAGAACAATGAGATATGAAGATTTTAGAGAAATGATGGAAAGTGCTAGGCCGTTAATATTGGAGAAAATAAAAAATATAGAAAGTAAATAAAATTTATTAAATATCAAAAATAATTGTTGCCTCGTATCTATTTTTTATTTTTTTTATTTCAAGTTGATGATAAGTAACAGCTTTTATCTCTGTTCCGCTTTCTATTTGAGAAGGAGAAATGTTTTCTCCCTTTAATTTAATTTTATAAGTGTGTTTTTTTATATTTACCGAACACTCTGTTGATAAAAAAAGCTCGCTTTCAAAAAGAAAAATGATTTCTTGCAAAATAGAAACAAGAGCTGTTCTTCTATTTTTTTCCTTAATTGTTAAATTTTTTTCTATAATAGGATTAACTTTTATTTTTCCAGAAAGTAGTTCACTGGTTGCAAGGATAGCGTTTTTAAAGAGGATAGGTAAGGAGTTTCCCTTAACTTTTATTCCAAGATCTGCTGTATGTTCTATTACTTCGTAATTTTTGTTAGAGAGCATGCTTTATAAGCCTTGAAATTTCATACCATAATTTTTTTATTTTAAAGTAGAAAGGGACTTCAACTCCAATAACTTCAAAAGGAATTTTTTTAAAAACCTTTCTTGCAAGGAACTTTGTCCGGAATTCATGACTTTTATCCGTTACTATCCAAACTTTCTCTGCGTCTCCGATTAAATTTTTTGAATTTAGAAGATTATCTAGAGTTGTCTCGGACTTATTTTCATAAATTGCATTTAATTTAGAATACTTTTTCATCCATTCCACTTCTTGTTTTGTCCCAGAAAATATAATCCTTAAATTATTAAATTTCTTTACCTTTGATTCTACAAATTTTACTCTTTTTTCCGTAATTTCTTTTTCCTTGGAACCAAGGACTATAATAGCTCTTTTACTCATTACCATTTATCTAATATTCTACTTTTCCTTTCTTTCGTTTTATTTCCAATTAAATAAGCTGCCTGAATCTCTTCTTCAATTTTGGAAGAAAATCTTGAGGTAAAAATTAGAGCAAGAGGTTCGCCCTTTTTTACTCTTTCCCCTTCTACTTTTAAAAGTCTTATTCCCGCTTTAGGATCCACCTTATCTTCTTTTTTTTCTCTTCCGCTGCCAGCAAGTAAAGCCGCAATACCAATTTTATAAGCATCAACTTTTTCAATAAATCCTTCTTTTTTTGCTATAACTACAATTGGTTTATCGTAGGTAATAAGAGAAGATAAATCCCCTCCATGAAGAGAAACCATTTCCTTAAACCTTTTAAAAACAATCCCACTTTTAAGGGTCCCTAAGACATCTTTTTTTATTCCTCCAATTTTACACATCTCTTCTGTAAGAGAAATTGTAATTTCTACTGTATCAGGGAAATCTTCCAGGTTACCCTTTAATATTTCCACTGCCTCTATTACTTCTATAGAATTCCCAATATTTCTCCCAATTGGAGAGGATTGATCAGTGAAAACGATCTTCATTTTTGTACCTAATTCTTCACCAACTTTTTTCATCACTTCTCCTAATCTTTTTGCTGAGGAAAAATCTTTCATAAAAGCTCCTTCCCCTACCTTAAGATCTATTACAAGTCCATCAAGATCTTCTGCTAATTTTTTTGAAAGGATGCTGGAGGTGATAAGAGGGATTGATTCAACTGTTTCTGTAGAATCTCTTAAAGCGTATAATTCTTTGTCTGCAGGTGCAATCTCTTCGGTCTGAGAGATAATGGAACAACCGATTTTTTTTAATACTGCCTTAAATTCTTCAAGGCTAAGAGAAGTTCTGTATCCTGGGATTGATTCCATTTTATCAGAAGTTCCACCTGTATGTCCAAGACCTCTTCCAGTAATCATAGGAACAATTATTCCAAGTTCTGCAGCAAGAGGAGCTAAAATTAAGCTTATTTTGTCTCCAACTCCACCAGTAGAATGTTTGTCAATCTTTGGTCCTTTGATGTCGGATAAATCAAGTTTTTTCCCAGAGTTTAACATGAAATATGTAAGATTCTTTGTTTCTTCTAAGTCCATACCTTTATAATAGATCGCCATTAAAAGTGCACTTACCTGATATAAAGGAAGGGTCTTTTCTGTAACCCCTTTTATAAATCTTTCTATTTCAGATTTGCTTAACTTAAGCCCATCCCTTTTTTTTCTTATTATTTCTCTCATTTTAATTTTTTTCTTCTTTTTCTACCTCCTCTTTTTCCTTCATATAAACCTTTCGCATTATCACATCCTCAATAGGGCGATCCCTTTTATCACACTTAACCTTAGCGATTTTTTCTACAACATCCATTCCTTTTATAACTTGACCAATAATTGTATATTTCCCGTCTAGATATTTTAGGGTGTCTAAACATATGTAAAATTGGGAACCATTCTGGTCATCTCTGGCTTTTGCAAGAGCTACGGTTCCGGGTAAGTGTTTTAGGTTTTTGGATATTTCATCTTTAACATAATATCCAGGGCCTCCATATCCATCGTTAGAAGGGTCTTTATCTTTTGTATTGGGATCACCTCCTTGAATTACAAACTTAGGAATTACTCTGTGGAAAGTCGTTCCATTATAAAAATTATTTTTTACCAGTTTGATTATATTCTCTACATTTATAGGAGCTTCTTCTTTAAATAAACCGAATTGTATTTCTCCAAAGTCTGTCTGAATAACAACGATAAATTCAGATTTCTTTGCTTTTTCTGCCTGGTTTATGCCGTAAAGTGAGGAGCTAAATAAAAGCAAAGTTCCAATTAGAGGAAAATTTTTCATCAAGACCTCCTTTCTTTTCTTTTTAATGAGTAAATAACTTATAATCTTTGTCAAGTTCTATTCAGAAGTATTTATTAAGAAACCAGTAAAAGTTTTGTAAAAATTGGTATTAAGTTCCTCTTTTACCCTATTTAGTGCTCTTCTTATTGCTCCCTCTCTTATAATATGCCCTTCTCTCCCACTAACTATGAAGGTGTTCATTATATTACCCGTTGAAGAGTCTCTCACATCTATTGTTAATTCCCATAAAATAAATTCTCCTTCTCTTGGGAAATCAAGATCTTTTATTTCAAGTTTTCCTTTAATTATTATATCAGGATTTACTTCTCCAACACTAAAACCTGTTTGATTCAAAATTTCTTTTAAAAAAGAATAAAGCTCCTCTTTTTTGCCCCCAGATGTTTCTATTTTTGCCACTAAAGCATTTTTTAAAATTTCTAGTTCTATCTGAAGCTCTTCTTTTGAAATCGGTAAAATAGGGGTATTTTCAAGGGAAAGAACTCTATGTATGGAACGAAGAGCTTCCCCAATTTTTATTAATTCTACACATCTTTTAAAATAGATAAGTTTCGTAATTTTATTTTTGGTGTTTTTTGCTTCTCTATAAACTCTTATTATAGCCTCATCATTTTTTTCTATTTCTTTACGGTAAAGAACCTCGGTTTCAGCTTTATCTATTATAGAAAGAACGTAAAAAGTTGTTGTTTCTTCATCAAAATAAGTCTTGGGTGTTCTTACATTTATTAACTTGTTTTCACTTTTAAGAACACTCCTATTTACTAGATTAACTGAATGTTCCCAATCTATTTCTTTTTCCTTCTTTTTCTCGGTATATATCTCAAGAATCTTTCTATTTAGGTTTACCTCTACAGAGAAAATACTTGAGAGGGAAGTTATTGCTCTTTCTTTTGCTTCTTCTAAAGAACTCCCACTTCCCACAGCAGCAAGATAAAAACTTTCTGGATATAAAATGTGAGGATTTTCAATCCATTCTGGAAGTTCTTTTATTTTTGGCTTAGAGACGCATCCTAAGAAGAACAAAAAAAATATAAAATAAAAATTTTTCATCTATAACACACCCCTTCAATCAAATTTAACTCATTTTTATTTATAAAAACAGTATATTTTTCTGAATCCACAATTCTATTATGTGCATCTATATATTCAAAGATTACCTCATGTTTTCCTGGGGTAAGTTCTATTTTCCATGCATAAGCAGCTCCCGGCATTGTTCTCCAACATCTTAAGTCGGCGGTTTCTGAGATGTCTATTGTCGTATCCACAATCAATTTCAAAAATCCTGAGAGAACTTTTCTATCTTCTTTCTCTTCCGAGATTTCTTTTTTAGCTTTAGCATCTATTAAAGCCTTTAAGAGCGATCTTATTGCAGATCTAAGATAAATGATAGGCTTTTTTATCTCGAAGATTTTTTCCGCAATATCAAGAAAATCTTCGATTAATTCCATTTCTCCTTGAGATTCACCATCTATAAAAATTCTTACAGCTTTAATTCTTGTCTCTCTCCTCTTTATTTTTGGAACGGCAAATTTTATATGGATTTCGCTTTCTCCCTCATAAGGGAAAGAAGTAATTTCTGAATTTCTTTTCCCGGGAAGAACAATTTTACCAAGGTGAAGATAAGGATTGAGATCAAGCAAAAGGGTTTCTTGTTCTTTAATAGGGCCTTTCCCTACAAAACAAAGGAAATAAACAGGGATTTTCTCTTCTTCATTTTTAGTGACCTTTTCTAAAAATGGGATTAATCTTCCTTTAGAAGCTTCAATAATTTTTCTTTTGTCAATTTCAACATCGTCCCACTTACCCATCCAAAGATATCCAAGCATAGACAGATAACTTCCAATAATAGAATGTCTAAGATCTACTTCTCCTTTATAGAATCTTATTTTTATCTTGCCTTCCTCAAATTCCTCATT from the candidate division WOR-3 bacterium genome contains:
- a CDS encoding thymidylate synthase; translation: MKGIPVLSVEGDCIPRAWENSLISLYKNGKDIKTEYDKPGDPPSKDATMVITILEPLKEPMLHKDFPAGVEFLQEYVMEVCEGIKDHLVRNPEDPEDTRWEYTYHKRLFGYEVPSIKPFDQVEIICQKLANKPYTRRAQAITWKVWEDNECYDPPCLQSIWCRITEEEGKFFLNMNVRFRSNDAYKAAFMNIFALVELQRRIANRISELSGKEINLGRYCHIADSYHLYGAYFKEFEARFLGALTKRSFEERTMRYEDFREMMESARPLILEKIKNIESK
- a CDS encoding archease, whose product is MLSNKNYEVIEHTADLGIKVKGNSLPILFKNAILATSELLSGKIKVNPIIEKNLTIKEKNRRTALVSILQEIIFLFESELFLSTECSVNIKKHTYKIKLKGENISPSQIESGTEIKAVTYHQLEIKKIKNRYEATIIFDI
- a CDS encoding hydroxymethylpyrimidine/phosphomethylpyrimidine kinase; this translates as MKALSIAGFDPTGEAGILRDLSIFNSFGIACLAIPTALTVQSSRKVFNVFPISTKYIKDCLKILGEIEGIKIGMLYNEKVVNIISDFLKEKKPRLIVLDPIINSSSGYPLISGRGIKEMKKKIIPKVTFITPNLKEAELLTSEKDPEVIAKKIHSLGAKYVVITGVNGRDDLFYDGKRIKMIKGSKMRFSFHGSGCFYSSFLLSQLILGIKPFEAAKKAKRAIENYAKSLL
- the dnaA gene encoding chromosomal replication initiator protein DnaA, translated to MEPRNQKEFNWKEIKEKLQKEVNESAFKAWFANMELEALYDKDVYFNIPNTFTQNWIKEHFMDDLNAIIKEVTGKTYNIHFLVNKNMPQEKPQEELQPRIQKPLLHDKYTFENFVVGDNNRLAYAAAIAVSNAPGREYNPLFIYGGVGLGKTHLLQATGNRVYSRYPNLKILYTQAEEFLNEMIKSIQEYSTVQFKQKYREIDLLLIDDVHFLAGKERLQEEFFHTFNALFEAKKQIVITSDRPPREISGLEERVISRFQWGLMVDLQPPDFETRLAILRSKIQSNNIQIDDSVINYIASNIKTNIRELEGCLIKLLAYASIYKTDITIDLAKKVLRDFIKEKDKKVTLEKIISSVAEFYNIDIEELKGNKRSKNVAFARQIAIYLSRNLTNLSLKEIGDNFGKRDHSTILHSINKIDYLIKKDNKIKDNISTIKNKLMET
- a CDS encoding peptidylprolyl isomerase; its protein translation is MKNFPLIGTLLLFSSSLYGINQAEKAKKSEFIVVIQTDFGEIQFGLFKEEAPINVENIIKLVKNNFYNGTTFHRVIPKFVIQGGDPNTKDKDPSNDGYGGPGYYVKDEISKNLKHLPGTVALAKARDDQNGSQFYICLDTLKYLDGKYTIIGQVIKGMDVVEKIAKVKCDKRDRPIEDVIMRKVYMKEKEEVEKEEKN
- a CDS encoding YdcF family protein is translated as MSKRAIIVLGSKEKEITEKRVKFVESKVKKFNNLRIIFSGTKQEVEWMKKYSKLNAIYENKSETTLDNLLNSKNLIGDAEKVWIVTDKSHEFRTKFLARKVFKKIPFEVIGVEVPFYFKIKKLWYEISRLIKHAL
- the rpmB gene encoding 50S ribosomal protein L28, whose translation is MGKRCAICGKTTSFGNLVSHSKRKTKRKIKPNLQKIKIEIDKEIKRVYVCTKCLKANKVKKVV
- a CDS encoding LPP20 family lipoprotein; translation: MKNFYFIFFLFFLGCVSKPKIKELPEWIENPHILYPESFYLAAVGSGSSLEEAKERAITSLSSIFSVEVNLNRKILEIYTEKKKEKEIDWEHSVNLVNRSVLKSENKLINVRTPKTYFDEETTTFYVLSIIDKAETEVLYRKEIEKNDEAIIRVYREAKNTKNKITKLIYFKRCVELIKIGEALRSIHRVLSLENTPILPISKEELQIELEILKNALVAKIETSGGKKEELYSFLKEILNQTGFSVGEVNPDIIIKGKLEIKDLDFPREGEFILWELTIDVRDSSTGNIMNTFIVSGREGHIIREGAIRRALNRVKEELNTNFYKTFTGFLINTSE
- a CDS encoding thymidine phosphorylase, with amino-acid sequence MREIIRKKRDGLKLSKSEIERFIKGVTEKTLPLYQVSALLMAIYYKGMDLEETKNLTYFMLNSGKKLDLSDIKGPKIDKHSTGGVGDKISLILAPLAAELGIIVPMITGRGLGHTGGTSDKMESIPGYRTSLSLEEFKAVLKKIGCSIISQTEEIAPADKELYALRDSTETVESIPLITSSILSKKLAEDLDGLVIDLKVGEGAFMKDFSSAKRLGEVMKKVGEELGTKMKIVFTDQSSPIGRNIGNSIEVIEAVEILKGNLEDFPDTVEITISLTEEMCKIGGIKKDVLGTLKSGIVFKRFKEMVSLHGGDLSSLITYDKPIVVIAKKEGFIEKVDAYKIGIAALLAGSGREKKEDKVDPKAGIRLLKVEGERVKKGEPLALIFTSRFSSKIEEEIQAAYLIGNKTKERKSRILDKW
- a CDS encoding acylphosphatase, whose product is MQRLHIWVSGIVQGVGFRYFTIRQAREIGISGWVRNLPDGRVEIVAEGESWRLKEFLENIKVGPSHATVTKVEVREEEYKKEFEGFEVRF
- a CDS encoding DUF167 domain-containing protein, which codes for MPQLKIKVRPSSSKNKIVKMADGTFKIWIKSPPRKGKANIELEKYIRDVTGIRVKIVNGFFSENKTIEFDLEKDKFIKILEKLMRNNS
- a CDS encoding adenine phosphoribosyltransferase, which produces MEKLKNYIRSIPDFPKKGILFRDITTLIKNKEAFKEAIDKMASLIKDKEVSLILGIESRGFIFAAPLAYKLGIPLNIIRKPGKLPASTLCESYSLEYGENKIEIHKDAVKEGDRVIICDDLLATGGTALAGARLVERLGGKIATFLFLIELTDLKGREKLKDYSVETVIKF
- the dnaN gene encoding DNA polymerase III subunit beta; this encodes MLFSINAQDFIREFKAIIQIIPTHTTFPILSNVKIKVEKNKINIFATDLDTSVIYKMDSYTEESSVIVVPARTLFSIVEKIEGEIKFYKEENRIKIEYEKGYSYLPITPEEDYPSEPEIASLNTYSVNPDEINEVIDQLIFIVPEDPAKRRYSGMLWDYENKNLRFVATDSFSLGYKDIKIDLGEEPFKIVVPPKILKQLPLFSSKEMKIGVDESRVYFLGDRFTLVSNLIKIDFPDYKSVISIEKKNILIVDKESFLSSLRRVSVFSNDRFKSVHLDLGDDLYIESFSEIGECKEEIKGEYKGDKMRITLSSNYLINFLRKIKSQKAFLNFKDEDNPVGIEGEDKEIFYLSMPITTE